CTAGGATTGGAGTAGGATCCGCCAAACAAAAAAGGCTCCGTCGACAAACGCTGACGACAGAGCTTTTTTGTGCTGGTGGACAGCGAAGTCCACGGGGGCTCACGCCAGCCCCAAGGGATTTTTGGGGTCTGGCACCGCGTGATGCCAACGACGCGTGTTAAGGAAGATCGAAGATCTTCAACTGAGGTGCGTCGCCCGGCTTGCCGATCAAGGCGATGCCTTGGGTTTCACTCAGCTTGTCCATCTGCGTGACGTCGACGAGCGATTCGATCTTTTCAAAAGGTTGCCCAGCCGTCCCGCCGCCGCGAACCGGTTTGGTCAGGCCGGGGCCGTCGTCGATCTTTTCGGTGCTGACCTTCATCACGCCGCGTGCGGTGTTGCTGAGCAGCAAGTGCGTGACGCCTTCCTTCTCGTAGACGATCATATCGATTGGGCGATTGCGATTGCCGAGTTCAGCGACGGTCTTGCCGCGCACTTTTTCACCGCCATCCAACTTGCCGATCGGGAAGTTAACCAATGGCGTGCAAGTGAATCCGGCCAGCAGCGACGGTTCCCCATCGATGTTCAGCGGGACAAAGGTTTGGATCGCTGCATCTTCGACGCGGCCGTGCGCGGCGTGGAAGATCTCCACGTTGGAGACGATCGTGTTGTCGGCGAATGGGAACGGGAACTCAACCACTGCCGAAGGGGAATCGCCAGCCGACAGCCCCGAGACGATCACCTTGCCATCGAAGTAGGCGACGTCGGTGATCGATTGATCGCGGAGATTGCGTTTGCGTCGCCCCTCGCCACTGATCTTGTCGGCTGGTGGGTTGGGCAGCTGCTTGCGGCCGTGATCGATCTTGTCCAAGTTGATCTTCTGAAACTGGCCGTCGCGATTCATGCGAACCAAGCCACAGCGATTGTTTGCTTTCACCGAAAAGGTCACGTTGCCGGTCTCTGGATTGACCGCCATGTCACCGATTTCGAGCGCGTCGGCTTCGGCGCCGATCGCTGCGGCTAGCTGGCCGCGCAGATCTTTGGGCAGCGAGTTTTGCAGATCGCCATCGACCTGTTTGTCCTCGGTTGCGATCGCGTAAACGGCTGCAGCCTTCGGATCGCCAATGATCAGAACGCCGGAGGTGGCGAAAGTCATCGGGCCCAACGACTGCAGTTCAACGGGGCCAGGAGTTAGCCCACTGGCGGCGTAGCTTGTCGCCGAGCCGAGTGAGATTGCCAGCAGCGCGGCGAGCATGACACCAAAACGACCATTGCGAATCGACATCCGACAGATTCCTTGTAACGAGGTGGGGAGTTTTTCACCCCGCGAGTATATCACGGCAAGCACCCGCAGGTGTGCCCGCCGGTAGCCCATGGCGTCAGCCATGGGACCGGAACGGCGGCGAAAACCGACGATCGTCCCTGCCGGGACTGGCGGCGTCCTATTTCGCTTTCGGTCCAGCCGCTAAGACGTCGGCGCGGACGCCCGATTCGTAGCTCTTGAAGTTATTGCGGAACAGTTCGACAAGCTTGGCGGCCGCTTGGTCGTAGGCTGCCGGATCGCTCCAGGTCGACTGCGGCGCGAGGATCTCGTCGGGGACTCCCGGAACGGCGCGGAGCGTTTGAAATCCGAACCACGGATCGGTGCTTGTCGGTGCGTCGACCAGGGTGCCGGCGTGGATCGCATCGATGATCGCGCGGGTGTGTTTCAACCGAATCCGCGATCCGGTGCCGTACGCTCCGCCGGTCCAACCGGTGTTGATCAACCAGACGTTGACGCCGTGCTGGGCGATCTTGCTCGACAACAGTTCGGCATATTTGCCCGGATGCCAGACCAAAAACGGGCCGCCGAAGCAGGGTGAAAACGTCGCCTGCGGTTCGGTCACGCCAACTTCGGTCCCAGCCACTTTGGCTGTGTAGCCACTGATGAAATGGTATTCCGCTTGTTCGGCGGTCAACTTGGCGACCGGCGGCAACACCCCGAAGGCATCACATGTCAGGAAGATGATGTTGGTCGGATGCGGCGCGACGCAGGGGATCGCTGCGTTATCGATGAACTCGATCGGATAAGCGCCTCGCGTATTTTCGGTGATCGAGGTGTTGTCGAAGTCGACGTGATGATCGGCTTTGTCGTAGACGACGTTCTCCAGAACCGCGCCAAAACGCAGCGCGTCGAAGATCTGCGGCTCGGCTTCGCGCGTCAAATAGATCGCTTTGGCGTAACAGCCCCCTTCGATATTAAAGACGCCATCGTCGGACCAACAGTGCTCATCATCGCCGACAAGCAAGCGATTCGGATCGGCCGAGAGCGTCGTCTTGCCGGTTCCCGACAGACCAAACAGGATCGTCGAATGGGTCCGCTGCGGATCGACGGTGGCCGAACAATGCATCGACAAGACGCCCTGTTTGGGCATCAAATAATTCATCAGCGTGAAGACCGCCTTCTTCATCTCGCCGGCGTATTCGGTCCCCAGGATCACGACTTCGCGAGTCGCCAGGTCGAGATCGACGCTGGTCTTAGACGTCATCCCCGTTGTGTAGCGATTGGCCGGGAAGGCACCGGCATTGAGGATCGTGCAATCGGGCTCGCCAAAATCGGCTAGCTCTTCCGGCGTCGGCCGGATCAACATATTGTGCATGAACAACGCGTGGTAGGGCCGACCGCAGATCACGCGGACCTTGATCCGGTATTTCGGATCCCAACCGGCGAATCCATCGAAGACGTACAACCGATCCAGGGTGTTCAGGTAATCGCTGGCACGCTCGCGATTGACTTCAAAGCTGTGCTTCTCCAGCGAAATATTGACGCTGCCCCACCAGACTTCATCCTCCGCCTCGGGCGATCGGGTGATCCGTTTGTCCGACGGGGATCGACCCGTTTTCGTCCCCGAGTAGGCGATCAACGCACCGAGATCGGAGATCGTCGTCCCCGGTTCGCGTCGAATCGCTTCTTCGTACAGTTCCGACGGCGCTGTGTTGCGCTTGATGTCTTGAACCGTGATCCCAAGTTCCTTCAGGTCGATCGTGGTCATGCCCGTCAATCCAATCGTTAGCGTTTTCCGTAGACTTTGGTCTCCTTCGGATCGCCGCCGCTCATTAGATAAGCAAGCAGATCGCGAAGCTCATCGGGGTTTAAGCCGTCGATTAAGCCTACCGGCATTTGCGACACAGGTGAAGACCGGACTTCATCGACATCGTCCGCATCGACAACCACCGGGTCGGCATTGGCGTCGGCGGGGAAGATCACCAGCTTCCCATCCTCCTCGGAGACCAATCCGGTGATCGAACGCCCATCCAGGGTCAGCACGACCGACGATTGGTATTGATCCGAAATCACCTTGCTTGGTTCGATAATGTGTTCGACCAAGTAGCGGACATCGAATTTGTTTCGGATGCTCGTCAGATCGGGACCGATGCTGCCGCCCAAGCCGCCGACGCGATGGCACTTGCCACAACTGGTTGCGAAATAGAGGCTGCGGCCGCGTTCGAAATCGGCTTGATTGAACTTGTTCGCCGATTGTTGGATCGCGGTTTCGGTCGTCCACTTTCTCCCAGGCCCTTCGATCGGCTTGATCTCGAAATCGGGAACGGGATTAAAATCTTCCCCCGTGATATCGGCGACCGCTGCCCGTTGTTCGTTCGTCGAATTCTCCAACGCCTCCTCGCGGATGTTCGTCATGAATCCGGGGAAGCTCGCACCGCCCGATCCCTTCGCCGCGGCGTTCAAGAACTCAAAGTAGCTGCGGCGCTGGTCGACGGTCCAACCATTGCGCAGGTTCCGCAGCATCAGGGCATACCCGATCTCACGCGATGGCGGATGGTTCTCCAAAACCGCGCGAACCGTGCCGCCGTAGCCAGCGTTGCGGTCGGCCAGTTCCGACCAATCGGGAACCTCCGGCGCCGCGCGATCCTCGATCAATTGCAGCGTCTTGGCAACGATCTGGGGCGCTTCGAGATAGGTCAAGACGCGGACCAGTTCCGTGTTGATGTCTGCGTTTTTGTTCGGCAGATGCGGGTTCAAGCGATCGATCACGCGATCGGCGAGCTCCGACGTCGGGCGCCCCATGCGAATAAAAGTCAACGCGTAGGCGCGCAACAATCCGAGCGTTTGCGATACGGAAAGCTTGGCGGGCTCCAACTCCAACAGGCTTTCGATCAATGGCTGCTGATGTTTAGCGTCGCCCATGCGCGCCAACGCCACGGCGGCGGTGATCCGAGCTTGCGGATCGGATTCGTTCATCGCCCGTTCAGCCCATTGGTCGGTCGGCTGCGATTCGATCGCAACTCGGGCGGCGTTGCGGATGAAACGGTCGGTGCTGCTCAAATGAGGCCACGCCGTGTCGACAGCTGCCGCATCGTGACGCCCATGAAATTCTTCCAACTGCTTGCGAATAGCCCGAGCGTCAGCGACGTCGCTTGGCAACGCTTCGGTTTGATTCGCGGCGGTGCTTTCGCTGCCAACGTATCGCACACGATACAGCCCCGATTGGGTGCCGCGTCCGCCGACGGTGAAGTACAAGTGCCCATCGACGCCAACGGTCGCATCGGTCACTGGCAACGGGACGCCGGTGACAAAGGCTTCGCTGGTCGCGGTGTAGCTGGCCCCTTCCGGAGTCGGATGGATCGCGTAGATCGTTCCAAAGGTCCAGTCCAACGCGAAGATCGCATCTTGATATTTCGCGGGGAATTTTGCTCCCACGCCCGACGCGACACCGGTCGGCGAACCGGGGCCGATCTCCAGCGTCGGTGGCAAGCTGTCTTCATAATAGGTTGGCCATTTGCCAGTACCGCTGCGCCAGCCAAAGTCGGCGCCGCTGACCACATGGCAGATCCGCGTCGGGCGATACCACGGCATCCCCAGATCCCATTCCATGTCGGCATCGAAGGTGAAGATGTCGCCGAAACGATTCATCGCGATGTCGTATTGGTTGCGGAAGCCAATGCAGACGAGTTCCTGTTGCAGGCTGACGGGATCGAGCTGAGTGACCCAGCCGCCGGGAGCCATCACGCCGCGGGCGTGCCCACGGGCGTCCCACATCCGCGTCAGCAGATGATCCTCTTGCCACGATTGCACCCGCCGGCGAGTGACGTCGTGCAACGGAGCATGATTGCCGCCATCCATGTAGATCGACTTGCCATCTTCGCTCAGGATCAACGCGTGATTGCCATGCTCGCCGCCGCCGGTCTTGCTTGGCAGCTGCTCGCTCTTGTCCAGCCGGCCATCGCCATCGCTGTCAGTGATCCGATACAGATGACCTCCATTTTTGTGGAACCACAGCGCATCAAACGCCCACAACAAACCTTGAGATCCCGAAAGCGTGCCGTTGCCGTCGGGATTGGCGATGTTCATCGGTTGCACATCGGCTTGCGGGCCGTCGGTCGATTCTTTGATCTGGATCGAATAGAGCCCTTTGCCCCCCTGGTCGCACGCGATCAGCGAACCGTCGGGCCCTTTGTCCAACACGACCCAAGAGCCCTGTTCGTCTTTGGGAACCGTGTAGATCAGTTCGACAGCAAATCCGTCGGCGACGTTCAGATCTTCCGGCGCCGTCACTTCGCCAGCCGCGGGCGAACCGTTGGCACCTGGGATTCCCCAAGGAGCACCACCAAGCGGCCGGATGACTTTGACCTTGTCGGCCCATCCGGAATCGTTAAACGCGATGTCGGTCCATCCGTCGGCGGGTGCCGCCTTCGAAAGCTTCCACGATCCATCCGAAACGATGGTTTGCGAGCTGCCTTTAGCTTCGGCATTGATCGCGAGCTTGAAAACCAACGCCGCGGTCCCACCGTTGTTCTGCCCCGCGATCGCGATGGTATTGCGACCCGACTTCAAAAGCTTGGTGACATCTTTGTGGATGGGATTGGGCCAATCGGGACTCTTTCCGACTTCCTTGCCATTGATCCACAGCGTCATTCGGTTGTCGCAGGTCGTGAAGACCTTCGCCGATTTCACCGGACCGGTGATCTCGAACGATTTGCGGACATAGATCGGTTGCTGCGCGGTGATCTCCCCTTCAGACCAAATCCACTGCGCCTCCGGCTTGGTTTT
Above is a genomic segment from Rosistilla ulvae containing:
- the pckA gene encoding phosphoenolpyruvate carboxykinase (ATP) yields the protein MTTIDLKELGITVQDIKRNTAPSELYEEAIRREPGTTISDLGALIAYSGTKTGRSPSDKRITRSPEAEDEVWWGSVNISLEKHSFEVNRERASDYLNTLDRLYVFDGFAGWDPKYRIKVRVICGRPYHALFMHNMLIRPTPEELADFGEPDCTILNAGAFPANRYTTGMTSKTSVDLDLATREVVILGTEYAGEMKKAVFTLMNYLMPKQGVLSMHCSATVDPQRTHSTILFGLSGTGKTTLSADPNRLLVGDDEHCWSDDGVFNIEGGCYAKAIYLTREAEPQIFDALRFGAVLENVVYDKADHHVDFDNTSITENTRGAYPIEFIDNAAIPCVAPHPTNIIFLTCDAFGVLPPVAKLTAEQAEYHFISGYTAKVAGTEVGVTEPQATFSPCFGGPFLVWHPGKYAELLSSKIAQHGVNVWLINTGWTGGAYGTGSRIRLKHTRAIIDAIHAGTLVDAPTSTDPWFGFQTLRAVPGVPDEILAPQSTWSDPAAYDQAAAKLVELFRNNFKSYESGVRADVLAAGPKAK
- a CDS encoding c-type cytochrome yields the protein MNRLSLLSAVLMCCAVFELSDASAQGSKKLAWLKTKPEAQWIWSEGEITAQQPIYVRKSFEITGPVKSAKVFTTCDNRMTLWINGKEVGKSPDWPNPIHKDVTKLLKSGRNTIAIAGQNNGGTAALVFKLAINAEAKGSSQTIVSDGSWKLSKAAPADGWTDIAFNDSGWADKVKVIRPLGGAPWGIPGANGSPAAGEVTAPEDLNVADGFAVELIYTVPKDEQGSWVVLDKGPDGSLIACDQGGKGLYSIQIKESTDGPQADVQPMNIANPDGNGTLSGSQGLLWAFDALWFHKNGGHLYRITDSDGDGRLDKSEQLPSKTGGGEHGNHALILSEDGKSIYMDGGNHAPLHDVTRRRVQSWQEDHLLTRMWDARGHARGVMAPGGWVTQLDPVSLQQELVCIGFRNQYDIAMNRFGDIFTFDADMEWDLGMPWYRPTRICHVVSGADFGWRSGTGKWPTYYEDSLPPTLEIGPGSPTGVASGVGAKFPAKYQDAIFALDWTFGTIYAIHPTPEGASYTATSEAFVTGVPLPVTDATVGVDGHLYFTVGGRGTQSGLYRVRYVGSESTAANQTEALPSDVADARAIRKQLEEFHGRHDAAAVDTAWPHLSSTDRFIRNAARVAIESQPTDQWAERAMNESDPQARITAAVALARMGDAKHQQPLIESLLELEPAKLSVSQTLGLLRAYALTFIRMGRPTSELADRVIDRLNPHLPNKNADINTELVRVLTYLEAPQIVAKTLQLIEDRAAPEVPDWSELADRNAGYGGTVRAVLENHPPSREIGYALMLRNLRNGWTVDQRRSYFEFLNAAAKGSGGASFPGFMTNIREEALENSTNEQRAAVADITGEDFNPVPDFEIKPIEGPGRKWTTETAIQQSANKFNQADFERGRSLYFATSCGKCHRVGGLGGSIGPDLTSIRNKFDVRYLVEHIIEPSKVISDQYQSSVVLTLDGRSITGLVSEEDGKLVIFPADANADPVVVDADDVDEVRSSPVSQMPVGLIDGLNPDELRDLLAYLMSGGDPKETKVYGKR